From the genome of Syngnathoides biaculeatus isolate LvHL_M chromosome 4, ASM1980259v1, whole genome shotgun sequence:
CCATTCGCAGACGATGACGACGAAGATAGCTTCCGCCCTTCAAACAGGGGCTTGGACGGCGACCCCGGCGACGGCGGGCTGACCGACGCCGAGAGGAGACAGCGCTACCTCCAGCAGGAAGTGATGCATACGGCTCAGTCGGCGGTGGACAGCAGCTACCGTTCCCTCGGGTACATCTACGAATCCGAGAAGATGGGTGTGGAAACGGCAGAGGTACTCGGATTTGTCGGGGCACGCGGAAAGCTGCGTCGCCGTCGTACTCGAGTCCTCGCTCTTCTTTTGCGTAGGAGCTGATGCGACAGGGGGAAGTTCTGAAAAGGACGGACAAAATGTTGGACAACATGGATGAGGATCTGAAGACCAGCCAGAAGCACATCAACAGTATCAAGAGTGTTTGGGGAGGCCTGGTCAGTTACTTCAAGGGCAAACCTGACCAGCCCAAACCTCCAGCGGAGGAGCCAAAGCCCTACCAGGCCAACGAAAGGTGAGGGCGGCGTTcatatttaacatttcaatAATACTTCACAGAAATATATACTAATGCATAAATAATACTTCAATAGattttaaacaaaagaaaactagGAATGAATCTGTGTCATGTGAGAGTTTcacgatgattttttttttttttcaaccatattCGAGAGGCAGGAGGAAGTCACAGACAGTATGTACAATATAGCTGTAAGTCCGaagtcttaaaggggaaatccagtggtttgcatgagcaatgtatccaatacgtcatgtaatatgtactctatcttgacaatgtgatgttaaatcctccctcatttcgtagcgttttgagaagatttttatcgacaattacgaattttcaggggcgctgttattttcgtgagtcacatgacccacgTGGGCAGATGTGTGACGTGTACCTTGCCGTTCGAAAtgctcgattacacgggacaccatttatgccgagcgctgatttctcggatttatcctcatctgatgaagaaatggcagtatcggttgatcgggaaggaatttggaagaatacttccatacggattttaacctgtggctgtaaataatgttgaatattcggatggttctttgggcggaatgacttGGAGGCCaacgcgacataagtgcgtaaacaaaggtccccatattacatgacctattggatacattgttcatgcaatgcattggatttcccctttaagcttCAGGTTTAAGGCAAGTTCCAAGTTAGTGTGGCAAAAGTCAAGTCAAGCTGTTACTCGGGTCGAACAAGAAATGAGTCAAGTCGACCAATCTCGCTcagtcaaaacaaaatttcattTGCACATTAGCCACTTTGCACTTCTTGCAGTCGACCCCCACATATTCACATTTCAGCATCCACAaattcaccattttgagacttttttttttttttcccaccggtccccggtttgttttctttttttcacttgataaacttcttattctttttttttcttctaatttctaatttattgagacgCACCTGTACATTTCCCAGCTTTTTGATTGGCTAAAACGGGCTTACAGCACTCCAGTTGTCTTTGGCACACTCTTTCAATCTTGAGAAAGCGTTTTCAGCATTTCAGAACCAGTGTGAGGACAAAGTCATCTCTATTAATTATTAATGCAGTTCACGTTTCTTCCTTTTAGATTACAGAGTGCTTTGGCGACCAGCAGAGGGCAAGAAGACAAGTACCAAGCAAGTCACCCCAACCTCAGAAAGCTGGAGACAGGAGGTGCAGTGCATATCTGACATGTACCACCTGAAGTGtgttctgatgttttttttttttttttttttaagggtttgGGGCCTCGGCATCAGTCGACGGCGACTTCTCCGCCCGAAATGGATCTTCTCAGAACAGACACCTTCGACAAGCTCACCAGACCTTGGACAACAATTTAGGTACATTCTCGACTTCTGTACACTGATCACGGGGATGATGGTTAGAATCGGGGTTACTGAAAacctgtattgaaaaaaaaattttttatagTAAACACATTTAGGCTTAATAAAATGGCTAAGCACATTGTACATGAACATAAAAAAACGTAAGCATCAAATGTATAGACAGTGAAatattataatactgtatatcctTTGAGACTTGAACTTTTTAAACTCAATTCTCAATGTATTTCAAcgtggaaaaaaagtaatatttaaaaaaaagcattttatagAGTAGGTCTGCAATAAGTGAACCACCGAAAAATGGCGGATTACGATACAGCAGAACCTTTGGTCTTGAAATTTGGAATTCAAATGAAAGTTTTGGGAATTTTCCATTGTTACTGTTTGGCAAAAATGCAACAGTTTATAGTGTTACAGTAGAATTCTGTTAAATagttaatatattttgtttccTAAACCAGAATACtactttttaaatacaaaaaatgtcataatataattaatttggggcggcacggtggatcagctggtaaagccttggcctcacagttcttaggtcccgggtttagtcccagacccgcctgtgtggagtttgtatgttctccccgtgcctgcgtgggttttctccgggcactccggtttcctcccacgtccccaaaacatgcaacattaattggacactctaaattgcccctaggtgtgattctgagtgtggttgtttgtctccatgtgctctgtgattggctggcaaccagttcaggttgtacctcgcctcatgcccgttgacagctgggataggctccagcactccccgcgaccctcgtgaggataagcgacaaagaaaatggatggattattcatTTTGACCATGAATGTGTGCGCGTCTGTTGTGCGCGCTTTGGGCACCAGGGGGCAGTAcaatacacacatgcagacaaccAAGAACACCTTCGCAACTGCAACAATATTAGTTTTTAGGAGAGTATGAAAAATAGATGCCTTTGAATGTACTTATATAATTTCTGTCTACATGTATGGTGGTTAATAgtctgtgttcaaatatttgttccGAAAGGGTTTAAAATTGCGGCATGGATGCTAGTTTCTTAACGAGTCACTTGTAATTTGGACTACCATTGTAACTTCAACCCTAGTTTTCATGTACAGCCAGCACAGGTTTATTACGGCCATTTCTACATATTTGACCCCTGTTGGAAGAAACTGGATGTCAAGCGGCGGTACAAAATGATTATTCATCGACTTTAAAGATTAAAGTTCATTTATAAAAAATGGACATAGTGGGCCAGTCAtcttcccccatttttttttaggtgaaatGGCGGACGGCTTGAGCAGGCTCAAGAGGCTCGCCTTGGGTCTCCAGTCGGAGATCGAAAGCCAGGATGACTCCATCGATTGTCTCTTCAACAAAGTGGACAAGATGGACACAAAGATCAATAATACAAACCAGCAGATTAAACGCCTCAAATAAACGTTTTGGGACCTCACAGACACCCGACAAGTGATTGTTTGATTTCTGTCCTGCCCCAATCCAAAATAATCTTGctcatttttgtctgttttattttatcgTTAAAATCACGTCATATCAACTTCTGGCACACGTCCTACAGTATTTGATAAATGCGCCTTAAAGGGAAGACTTCCTGTTTGTACTTGGAAGTAATCTTCTCCTCCATCAGTCATTGGGAGtgatctcaataaattagaataatgtagaaaaaaaatatttagggcATTCAGCTAGTGTAACTCAGtcaaagatttcatttttaGAATTCTGGTTCGAGCTTAAAGCTAACGAAGAGCCCAAAATGATGATCTCGAGATATTCAGAGTACTATTATATATGAAACTAAAAAGTTACATGATATATATTGAATTAAGTGAAGTTTTCTGTGATCTGATTTGTTGAGATTCAGGTGCTGACAATGTATAAAAACATGCTGCCTTACTATTGGACACAGAACTGTTAAAATTATTTCTTGTCATGCATGCCAACATCACTtctcaaaaaaaatctctctctctctctatatatatatatatatattttactctttactgaGCCTTTTATTTGAATGTTAGTGTATCAACAAAATGATTGGCAAATATATATAACGTGATTGGACTGGAAACATTAACCATATCATTAAAGTAACTCCATAAGTAAAGAACATTTTGTGGGATATTTTATATGCTATGTCATATCCTTTGTTGTTTGGGGCAACTCTTAATATCTTCTCAGaattcaatattttgaaaatatttacagtgaaaTAATTTCTGGAAATTTATAGCAATGTAATTTAGTCCTTGCAAATAAAGCCAGATGGCAACTTTTGTGCTTTTTCGTGCACAACTGCCCCCTCCCTAAAGATAAAGGAGGAAAAACGAtttgatacaaagtctgcatttaCATCACTTTTGAGAGGCTACTTTTAAACCCGAACCCGTCTTGGAAACCCGAAAACCTTTTGAAACCGCATTTGGACACCATAAGCCAATTTTAGAAAATGTTACTGtgttttgaaacccaaacacTATTTTGAAATCCCACTTTGAATCCTGAACCCTACTTTGAAGCCCTAACCCTGTTAGAAAActttactttgaaaccctaaacctgttTTCATACCCTACTTTGAGACGCAAACTCTGTTTTAAagccctactttgaaaccctaaccctgttttaaaaccctactttgaaaccttaacccagtTTTCAAACCCTACTTTGAGACCAAAACCCTGTAttaaaccctactttgaaatccTAATGCTGCTTTAAATCCATACTTTGAAACCTGGACcgttttaaaaccctactttgagaCCAAACCACGTTTTAAAATTctactttgaaaccttaacgctgttttaaaaccctactttgaaaccctaaccctgtgttttaaaaccctactttgaaaccttaaccctgttttcaaaccctactttgagaccaaagcccgttttaaAATCCcactttgaaaccttaacgCTCTTTTAaatccctactttgaaaccataaccctgtgttttaaaaccctactttgaaaccttaacccagtTTTCAAACCCTACTTTGAGACCAAAACCCTGTAttaaaccctactttgaaatccTAA
Proteins encoded in this window:
- the snap29 gene encoding synaptosomal-associated protein 29, which gives rise to MMAYPDSRNPFADDDDEDSFRPSNRGLDGDPGDGGLTDAERRQRYLQQEVMHTAQSAVDSSYRSLGYIYESEKMGVETAEELMRQGEVLKRTDKMLDNMDEDLKTSQKHINSIKSVWGGLVSYFKGKPDQPKPPAEEPKPYQANERLQSALATSRGQEDKYQASHPNLRKLETGGFGASASVDGDFSARNGSSQNRHLRQAHQTLDNNLGEMADGLSRLKRLALGLQSEIESQDDSIDCLFNKVDKMDTKINNTNQQIKRLK